In Dysgonomonadaceae bacterium zrk40, one genomic interval encodes:
- a CDS encoding tyrosine-protein phosphatase, translated as MSTVKITSVVEKDLEGDFLLKWEVSPDQEGNIEILSSLTDSSLTSFSPVTSRKITDQVMRLNPTGSGLREYFILRTGGVYSGVVANRAIDMNRIKNFRDIGGYFTTDNRQMKWGEIYRSGNLSNATLYDQEKIRRLNIRTVIDFRSERTARRYPILLHPSIRKIALPLMPMDAQKLDEQLEDENFDRSDAIRYVQEEYVNILENHKAQFGELFDILANDSNYPILMSGSLGKDGVGLAAYLILYAIGVPQSSLEEEYILSNKFIDPEMVEIDARNLSEPLQEAVTAMLSVNRAYLNYAIDYIKLTYGSVDNYLEKELRVTSGKRNLLRKYLLYQF; from the coding sequence ATGTCAACAGTCAAGATTACCTCTGTGGTAGAAAAAGACCTGGAAGGTGATTTTCTGCTCAAATGGGAAGTGAGCCCCGACCAGGAGGGGAACATAGAAATACTCTCATCGCTTACCGATAGCTCACTGACCAGTTTCAGTCCCGTTACTTCGCGCAAGATTACCGATCAGGTGATGAGGCTCAATCCTACCGGTTCCGGATTGCGGGAATATTTCATCCTGCGAACAGGTGGTGTCTATTCAGGTGTGGTTGCCAACCGTGCCATTGATATGAACCGGATTAAGAATTTCCGCGACATCGGAGGTTACTTTACCACTGACAACCGTCAGATGAAATGGGGAGAGATCTACCGATCAGGCAACCTGAGCAATGCCACGCTCTACGACCAGGAGAAGATTCGGCGTCTCAATATCCGCACCGTAATTGATTTTCGCTCCGAACGCACTGCCCGCAGATATCCCATTCTACTGCATCCCTCCATCCGTAAGATCGCACTCCCACTGATGCCGATGGATGCTCAGAAGCTTGACGAACAGCTTGAAGATGAAAATTTTGATCGCAGTGATGCGATTCGTTACGTGCAGGAGGAGTATGTGAACATCCTGGAGAACCATAAGGCACAATTTGGTGAGCTGTTTGATATCCTCGCCAATGACAGCAACTATCCTATCCTTATGAGTGGTTCTCTTGGAAAGGATGGAGTGGGGCTCGCTGCCTACCTGATTCTTTATGCCATTGGTGTACCACAGAGTTCACTCGAAGAGGAATACATTCTTTCCAACAAATTCATTGATCCTGAAATGGTGGAGATCGACGCCCGCAACCTCTCTGAACCTCTACAGGAGGCTGTGACAGCCATGTTGTCCGTAAACAGGGCTTATCTCAACTATGCCATCGACTATATCAAACTTACATATGGATCGGTGGACAACTACCTTGAGAAAGAGCTTAGGGTGACCAGCGGAAAACGAAACCTACTGCGAAAATACCT
- the nadA gene encoding quinolinate synthase NadA — translation MMKETIIDQINLLRKEKNAIILAHYYQEAEIQDVADFVGDSLALAQWAAKTTADIIVLCGVHFMGETAKILSPDKRVFIPDLKAGCSLANSCPAPEFEKFIANHPGHTVISYVNTTAAVKALTDIVVTSTNARQIVESLPEDEKIIFGPDKHLGDYINKITGRNMLLWDGVCHVHAQFSLEKILDLKREHPDALILAHPECPAYLLEVSDHVGSTSSILKYATQSPKKEFIVATEAGILHQMQKDNPDKIFIPAPPEDATCACNECFYMKMNTLEKLYLCLKNEQPEIFVEESVRVKSVKSIERMLEISERYGL, via the coding sequence ATGATGAAAGAAACAATCATAGATCAGATAAACTTACTGAGGAAAGAGAAGAATGCAATCATTCTGGCACACTACTACCAGGAGGCAGAGATACAGGATGTGGCCGACTTTGTTGGCGACAGTCTGGCATTGGCTCAGTGGGCTGCGAAAACCACAGCTGACATCATCGTTCTCTGTGGCGTTCATTTTATGGGTGAAACGGCAAAGATATTGAGTCCGGATAAGCGTGTTTTTATTCCTGATCTGAAAGCCGGATGTTCACTGGCTAACAGTTGTCCTGCGCCGGAATTTGAAAAATTCATCGCCAACCATCCGGGACATACCGTAATCTCATACGTCAATACCACGGCAGCGGTAAAAGCGTTGACCGACATCGTGGTGACCTCTACCAATGCCCGTCAGATTGTAGAATCGCTTCCGGAAGATGAGAAGATTATCTTCGGACCGGACAAACATCTGGGTGATTACATCAATAAGATCACCGGCAGAAATATGTTGCTTTGGGACGGCGTTTGCCATGTGCATGCACAATTCTCACTGGAGAAGATATTGGATCTTAAAAGAGAACACCCTGATGCATTGATTCTCGCACATCCTGAGTGTCCCGCTTACCTGTTGGAAGTTTCTGATCATGTGGGTTCTACCTCTTCCATCCTGAAGTATGCCACCCAATCCCCTAAAAAAGAGTTCATCGTGGCTACCGAAGCGGGTATCCTGCACCAGATGCAAAAAGACAATCCGGACAAGATTTTTATTCCTGCTCCACCGGAAGATGCCACCTGTGCCTGCAATGAGTGTTTTTACATGAAGATGAATACACTTGAAAAGTTGTATCTCTGTCTGAAAAATGAGCAACCCGAAATCTTTGTGGAGGAGTCGGTAAGGGTAAAATCGGTAAAATCAATTGAACGGATGCTGGAGATATCCGAGCGATATGGTTTATAA
- the ychF gene encoding redox-regulated ATPase YchF, with product MALQCGIVGLPNVGKSTLFNCLSNAKAQAANFPFCTIEPNVGVITVPDERLNKLAELVHPQKIVPTTVEIVDIAGLVKGASKGEGLGNKFLANIRETDAILHVLRCFDDENVTHVDGNVDPVRDKEIIDAELQLKDLETIEARINKVEKQAKTGGDKEARLAYEVYARIREALLKGESARTVTFDTKDETKAANELYLLTAKPVLYVCNVDEASAVSGNSYVEAVHEAVKNENAGILVVAAKIESEIAEFDTYEERQMFLNEIGLEESGVSRLIKAAYTLLNLQTFLTAGPQEVRAWTFHKGWKAPQCAGVIHTDFEKGFIRAEVIKYADYIHYGSESAVKEAGKMSVEGKEYLVQDGDIMHFRFNV from the coding sequence ATGGCTTTACAATGTGGCATCGTGGGACTTCCCAACGTGGGAAAATCTACCCTCTTCAACTGTTTGTCGAATGCTAAGGCACAGGCAGCCAACTTTCCCTTTTGTACGATAGAACCGAACGTGGGGGTAATCACCGTACCCGATGAACGGTTGAACAAGCTGGCTGAACTGGTGCATCCCCAGAAAATTGTACCCACCACTGTAGAGATCGTGGACATTGCGGGACTGGTGAAAGGGGCCAGCAAGGGCGAAGGGCTTGGCAATAAGTTCCTGGCCAATATCCGGGAGACAGACGCGATCCTGCATGTGTTGCGTTGTTTCGACGATGAAAATGTGACGCATGTAGACGGCAATGTGGATCCCGTAAGGGATAAGGAGATCATTGACGCCGAACTGCAGTTAAAAGATCTGGAGACCATTGAGGCACGCATCAACAAAGTGGAGAAACAAGCCAAGACAGGTGGCGACAAAGAAGCCCGACTGGCATATGAGGTCTATGCTCGTATCCGGGAGGCACTGCTGAAGGGTGAATCGGCCCGGACAGTCACCTTTGACACCAAAGATGAAACAAAGGCCGCAAATGAGCTCTATCTGCTTACCGCCAAACCGGTGCTCTATGTCTGCAATGTGGATGAGGCAAGTGCTGTCAGTGGGAACAGCTACGTAGAGGCAGTACATGAAGCAGTAAAGAACGAAAATGCAGGCATCCTGGTTGTCGCTGCAAAAATAGAATCTGAGATTGCCGAATTTGACACATACGAAGAGCGGCAGATGTTCCTCAATGAGATAGGACTCGAGGAATCGGGTGTGAGCAGACTGATCAAAGCTGCGTATACCCTGCTCAACCTTCAGACTTTTTTGACGGCCGGTCCGCAGGAGGTACGGGCATGGACGTTCCACAAGGGCTGGAAGGCCCCCCAATGTGCCGGTGTGATTCATACCGACTTTGAGAAGGGATTCATCCGTGCCGAGGTCATCAAGTATGCTGATTACATTCATTACGGATCGGAGAGCGCCGTAAAAGAAGCGGGGAAAATGAGCGTGGAGGGGAAAGAATACCTGGTGCAGGATGGTGATATCATGCACTTTAGGTTCAATGTATGA
- a CDS encoding radical SAM protein — MTILFHEIVYGPVQSRRLGKSLGVNLLPYDGKLCSFDCIYCECGFNRDFRTKTKLPDRENVRAAMEDKLIQLQKEGVTPDVITFAGNGEPTMHPEFEGIIDDTLLLRDRYFPQAKISVLSNGLHLNKKEVFDAMRKIENPILKLDSAFDETARQIDRPNAATYSVSQQVERYRLFEGDFILQSMFLRGRFEGRVVDNTTEKEVSAWLGLVRSLRPREVMIYTIDRETPARELEKAPNEVLQEIARRVGELGIPTTVAG; from the coding sequence ATGACCATTCTCTTTCATGAAATCGTATACGGACCGGTGCAAAGCCGCCGGTTAGGCAAATCACTGGGTGTGAATCTATTGCCCTACGACGGGAAGCTTTGCTCGTTCGACTGCATCTACTGTGAATGTGGATTCAACAGGGACTTCCGCACCAAAACGAAACTGCCTGACAGGGAGAACGTGCGGGCTGCCATGGAGGATAAACTGATACAGTTGCAAAAAGAGGGTGTAACACCCGATGTGATCACCTTCGCCGGCAACGGAGAGCCTACCATGCATCCGGAGTTTGAGGGAATCATCGATGACACACTGTTGCTTCGTGACCGCTATTTCCCGCAAGCAAAGATCAGTGTATTATCCAACGGTCTTCACCTCAACAAGAAAGAGGTGTTCGACGCCATGAGAAAGATAGAAAACCCCATTTTGAAGCTCGATTCTGCTTTCGATGAGACAGCGCGACAAATAGACCGTCCCAACGCGGCTACTTACAGCGTGAGCCAGCAGGTGGAACGATATCGTTTGTTTGAGGGTGATTTTATCCTGCAGTCGATGTTTCTGCGTGGCCGTTTTGAGGGGAGGGTAGTGGACAACACGACCGAGAAAGAGGTTTCAGCATGGTTAGGGCTCGTCAGATCGCTCCGGCCACGCGAGGTGATGATCTATACCATCGACAGGGAAACACCCGCCAGAGAGCTTGAAAAAGCGCCAAATGAGGTATTGCAGGAAATTGCCCGCAGGGTGGGGGAGCTGGGCATCCCCACCACGGTTGCAGGATGA
- a CDS encoding DedA family protein translates to MLDGLVEYGYWGLLLASFLAATVLPFSSEVVFAALIAAGLDTWQCILFATVGNALGGATCYYLGRLGKTEWLQKWFRIKPEQIDKIIRWLHGKGGVMGFFGFLPAVGDAILVALGFMRANVPLVMSTMTLGKFLRYLLIAFGTEGMLSLF, encoded by the coding sequence ATGCTCGACGGTCTGGTAGAATATGGTTACTGGGGTCTGTTGCTGGCTTCCTTCCTGGCTGCTACGGTGCTGCCCTTCAGTTCAGAAGTGGTCTTCGCCGCACTGATCGCAGCGGGCCTGGACACCTGGCAGTGCATTCTCTTCGCCACCGTGGGCAATGCGCTGGGGGGTGCTACCTGTTACTACCTGGGACGACTTGGCAAGACGGAATGGCTGCAAAAATGGTTCCGTATCAAACCGGAACAAATAGACAAGATCATCCGGTGGCTCCATGGGAAGGGTGGGGTGATGGGGTTCTTCGGATTCCTGCCGGCAGTGGGAGATGCAATTCTTGTGGCACTGGGATTCATGCGTGCCAACGTCCCCTTGGTGATGAGCACCATGACGCTGGGAAAGTTCCTCCGCTACCTGCTCATAGCCTTCGGAACAGAAGGGATGCTGTCGCTCTTTTAG